CCCAAAAAAACAAATTTCTTTACCGCAAAAAGGCGCTACGGAAATAGGAAATTCACATATCCTTCCTTGTGCGGTAGTTACCCAATAGGGCTTTTTCTGCGTTGTTTTATAACCACCATAGTCCCTTTTAATCGGAAAAACAGAGGAATCGGCACGAAAACCTGCCTCCGCTAAGGTCTCAAAAAACCAGGGTGTCGCTTCCGTGAAAGAAAAACTGGGACTTCTAAATGCTGTAACCTGCTCGGAACTGATGTCTTCCAGAATTTTTTTGGACTGCATCAAATCGGCTGCAAATTCTTCTCTGCTCATTTTATATATGAGCCGATGATACATCCCATGCGAGGCAATTTCATGCCCCCTTTTCTGCGCTTCTTTCACTAATTGCGGATACTTCTTCGCGATGTAACCCAAAAAGAAACAGGTTGCCTGCACTTGATAAGTATCCAGCAAAGCCAGCAACTTCATAAAACCGCTTTCTACAATGCTCGGTAAAGAATCCCATTCTGAAACCGGCGGCTCACCTCTTTCTTCGGTTACATTAAAATAGTCCTCCACATCAATGGTGAAGATGGACTTAGGGTATTCTCTCATAACTTTTTCTGCTGCATTCCTCTTAAAATTTATCATCTTTCCAATCAATGGTTATGATAATTTCTCTTCCAACTTATTGCGCTTAGCACACTTGTCTATTTTACAGAACAACTTTGCACTCATTGGCTGAACCTTACAATTTTGAATGTATCATAAATAATGTTAGATATCTGTTCCATGATTGTCACATCAGGTTCGTTATTCCTCGCCACCGTTAGGTACTTAGCAAATAAGCGATTAATATGTTGTTTCGTTGCATCGCTCATACCGAATATATCAGGCATAAGTGATTTGTTTATATCGTTCGGCTCAAGTTTACTTAGCCCGTTTCCATATTCCCGCTTGCATGACTCAAGCATAAATATTGAAACATCTGACAATAAGTATGCAATGAATAATGTCCTGTCTTTATCTATTAGTTTGTTTAAATAGACGCAGTGAAAAGTAGTTAGATTTCTGACAAGAGCATCATTTAAAACGAATCTTGGCTTTTGTCTATTAAAAACACCAATCCAGAGGTCTGAAGGTGGTCTATTCTCAAGAGAATACCACGGCGATCTTTTTGATGTTAAGTATTTTCTATTAACACCTAATGACAAACCCAGTTTAAGGTATGCATCTATGGATGAGTTTGCCTCTTGAGTAGCATCAAGAAGATATACTTTTTTATCTCGGCTTAGTAATTGCTTAAAATCTTCGCCCGTGAATACTTGTGATACTACATCTTGAGCTTTGCCAATGCAAGGAATTAAGCATGACTGCGGTATTCCATTCTCTACTGCTTTTGTTCTGTTAAAAGTGAAGTAATCATTATCTCCTGTAGCTATGCCTCGTTTTACGGTTGCAAATAGCATAAATGGTACTAATCTACTGGACACTGTTACTGCAGGGGGACGATAGTAAACTGACCATTTTGCACGGGGGTCAAGATCCTTATGTTGGAAACACAACATATTAGAACTGTAAGTGTTTGTGTCTATCTCTGTTTGGTATTCTTTAAGCTCATCTGGATCAGAAACACTTATCATTGCTACAGTGTCAGTATTTGTGTCATTTTGCAGTAGCAAGATAGTTGATGTCGTGAGTGTTTTTGCAAAAGCCATGCAATTAAAATCTACCACAAACACATACCGTAGGACCTTTGACTCAATAAGAAACTTTTTTACAATTGTTCCATAATCTGAATTTAAAAATTCTGTTGGTACTATGTAACTCGCTCTACCTCCTTCTGTCATCTGCATTATAGATTTAACTAAAAACATCGTATAGAGATTTGATGTCTTCCTGAAATGAACTCCAGAATGAAATTCAACTTCGTTAACAACATCTATATTTATGTAGTCATGGAATTTTAAATAGGGGGGGTTGCACACTATCCCATCATACTTTCTGTCCCAATCATTGAACATATAATCATCATTTATAAGCTGAACATTTGGGTATTGTGAAAATAATCCTTTTGCCCAATCATACATCAATTGGTCGATTTCGTATCCTATAATTGGCGTGCTTTTATACTCGTTATAACTTAATATTTGCCTTGAAAAGATACCTAAGCCAAATGCTGGTTCAAGTATTGTGGCAGGATTAATCCTTAGAATCCAGGATATCATAAATTCTGCAATATCTATAGGAGTAAAAAACTGGGCGTATTTTTTCCGATGTCCTTCTGATACAATCCCATTGTATGTCTCCTCAATTGTGAGGTTAGTATGAAGATCTGAATCTACCATTCATTTATTCCCAACACTGATTTTAGCCCATCTATGTCTAAATAGGCGTAACCATTTTCAAAAGTGACATAAAATAGTAGTTGTCCTCTTGTAAGCTCTTTTCTTACGCTCTTGTGAACTGGTTCATCTACTTTTTGTGCTATTACATGAGTAGATCTTGCCCTAATTTTTATAGTTTTCTTATTTTGATTCGCTACATCCCCCTCAATGAAGTATTTTACTCCTTCATTTTCAGAATCAGTTAGCAAGGTTAATATATCTATGAATGAAATAGCAAATACTTTATCAAAGAAGACCTGAAAGTAGTAATGAGGGACATTAAAATTCTGTATCCATTTGTTTACTACCGTGAGGTCTTCTACTTTAGGAGTAATACTTAAGTAAGATCTTTTCTTAACATCTTGAAGGTTTTTCTTTAACTTCTTGAATAGATTGTTGAGTTCAATTAACCTATCGGTTGATCCCCAACCTGGTACTTTAAATGAAATAGCATTAAGAGTTTCATTAGTTATACTTTCCAGGATAGTTATATATTTGGATCGACTCTTGTGTGATAAAAGGTCTAAATATTCCGATAGAATTAAATCTCTTACAGCTAAGGCCTCTCTTGCACACTCGGTAACTCTATTCTGCATATAAGTGTCGTATTTATCTATTAAGAAGGCGCTAGATCTGATTTCAATACCTGCTATAGCATGTTTAACATAGTTATGTATAACATGCTCTTCAAACCTACTAATATCTTTGCCAAATTGCTCATTATAATCTTCTTTTCTAAAGAGCAATAGGTCGGGTCTTTTACCAATAGTGTCGAGCTCGTTTTGAAATGTCTCGAAGAAATCTGAAAAACCAGCATCTCCAGCAATAATATCATCAGATTTACCATACTTAACGGCAATGAGAGTGTTAGAAGTTTCATTAATTGCATTGAATATAATCCTCTCAGCCCAATCTCCCTGTTCTTTGTTTGTAACAAAATTAGAGGCAGCTTGAGAGGGAGCTTTAGTTCTAACTCTCGGAACATTAAAGTCAATCAAAGAGTTTGGTATTCTTTCTATTATTGCTTTCACATCATCTACATATGACATTTATTTCTCCATTATTCTTCAAAGTAAAAATCTCATATCTCTTTCATCCACTTATTTTTAAGCATTCACTCAATACAAAACTCATAAAAGAAGTAGTGAATTCTGTCAATCTAAAAATTTGTATGAATTCCCATATTATACTTTGGCTGTTTAAAAATATAATATGAATTCCCATATAATACTTTGGTTGGTTAAAAATATAATATGAAATTCCATATTGTATTTTGGTTGCTCCTTTTTTATATGAGTAATCCTGTCCAATGCCCTACTCTTTAAAGATATCAATATAGCTACTAAATATGAAAATGCGGTTCCTGGAGTATCCAGTTGTCTCTTGCAGGATATTTATATCTACAAGGTTATTAACCAATTGACTGGCAGGAACATAATTGAGATGGAGGAGGTCTTCTACTTGTTTGATTGTAATGACAGGTGCCTGATACAAATGCATCAATAGCTTTCGGGCATTCTCCGCTCTCCTTCCAAGTTTCATTAGCTTGTTTTCTGTACTCCTTTGGAGCTTCAGGATATTCTCAAATGTTTCCTTTCCCTTTACTGATGTCTCTATAACTGCCTGTAAGAAGAACCGTACCCAGTGATTAATGTCATTGGAAGCTCTTACCCGGGTTAGAGCGTCATAATACTGTTCTCTATGCTTCTCAAAGAATTCTGAAAGATAGAGAGTGGGCTTCAGCAGAAGATTATTACTTACCAAATATAAGGTTATGAGCAGCCGACCGATTCGACCATTGCCATCCTGGAAAGGGTGAATGGTTTCAAACTGGTAATGTAGCAAAGCACATCTAATCAGATGCGGTACCAGAATATTATCATTATGTATAAACTTCTCCAAATCATCCAGCAAATCCTGCATGTCATCTACATAAGGTGGAATGTAAGCTGCATCAGCCAAAGATGATCCCCCAATCCAGTTTTGGCTGGTTCTAAACTGACCCGGGGTTTTATGTTTCCCGCGCACATTATTCATCAGAATCTCATGGGTGTTTCTTATTAAGCGCAAGGAAAGAGGTAAAGTTGCCAATTGTTCTATTGCCACATTCATTGCCTGAACATAGTTCCGAACTTCCTGCCAATCATCTCTTTTTTCTGGTCCAATGGCATCAGCTTCTTTTACTACATCCTCTATTTCTGTTTTTGTCCCTTCTATCCTACTGGAGGTATTGGCTTCTTTAAGAATGTGCATTCTAATGAACAAATCCACATTAGGGACGATTATGGAAAAAGCATTCAGTTCTCCCAATGCTTGAATAGCTTTCTCCAGCATAACATTTATCCTTGGATCATCCCAAGTCCACTCCTGGTTTATCTTATTTGGCAAGAAGCTCTTATACTGGAACTGGTTACGATATATCCCTGATTTGAAATCTTCTAATTTCATCATATTCCTCGTGGGTTTTCTATCAATGTCTTAGCTTTAATGTGGTATGCAATCTCTAACTCCTCGCAGAAATCTATAACTGTTTTGACTGCGTCGTTATAAAATCGTTGAAAACCTGGATAGGTTGACACCAACTTGTTGTAATGCAATCTCCCAAAGATAATCCTATCAGTGAAGGAAACTTTACTAATTAATGTTCTATGTTGTTTCCCAAATGCTGGTGTCCATTCCAATTCATTGTTTCTCAGGTTTTTTAAAAGCATCTAATATCCTTTGTTACTCACAAGCTATGTAAAGATAAACAACTGCTTGCACTGTTTTCATCTTATCAATCCAAGTCAAGTTCTTTTTCACAAATACTATGTTCATACTATAGTCAAAAATATCTTGACTAAATATCAGGGTTACCGGATAGTGTCTCTGATGAAAATATAGTATTCAGGAAGGATAAAAATTATGATCCAAAACCTTCAACTAATCAAAAATCAAGCCCAGCTGAAAGAGATGGGCAGCCCCTTAAAATATAATATTCTGAAAGAATTGATTAAGGCACCGGCTACTTGTCAACAGCTTGCCACTCTTTTTGCCTGCAGCAAGCAGAAAATGCACTATAATTTAACGCAAATGCTTTCTCAGGGTTTACTAAAACTTGAAGACGATGCCTATAACAATAACAAAGAGGTCTATTATAGAGCCACGGCACGCAGTTATGTTCTGGATTTGGCAATTGGATTGGAAACCAATGGAAAAATATTGGATAACCGCAATATAATCAACAGCATTCTGGAACAGGAATATCATATCAATTTGAATAATATCGCCGCCAAACTGATTGAGGAAGCTTTGAAACTGACGAAAGGAATGCATTTGCTAATTACTACGGGAAAATTCAATTTGCCTTTGGTGGAAAAATTATTGCTGGAGGCAGGGAAAAGAGGAATTTACACTTCCTTAATATATCAGGACTTGGAACAGCTACAGGCAAGAGCGGAGCAATATTCGTTAATTGCTTTTCAAGCGGACTATGAAAATTTTAACCAAAAACTGAAAGAAGCGGATGTTTATTTGAACCTTAACGGAGAATCCAGAACTATAGAGGTTACCGATGAGGAAAAATTACATATCCGAAACCGAATGCTGGAAAAAGGACGCAAGATTATTAAAGAAAAGAAAATCCGTTTGGCAATGATGCCTTCTCTTTTATATGATACTCTTTCCGAACAGGCAATTGAAAGTGAAGTTCAATTCTGGCATGCTTTGGATATTAATTATCAGCTGCTTAGCGATAAAACCATCGCTTTATGCCGGAAATTCGTGAACAAGAATTATGTAGAAATTGAAACCAAAGGCGATACTTTTCAGTTCGGGATCAATAATATCTGGGCTGAATGTGGTTCTTTTGGCAGATGTGAATTTCAGTCCCCTATTATTAACCTGCCCGGAGGTGAAATTCTAATTATTCCCAAGCCGGATACAATGCAGGGAAAAATAGTCGGTGACCGCGCTTATGTTTTGGGCGAGGAGATTTTGCATCCGGTAGTGGAAATCGTCAATAATGAAATAACCGTTTTTTCCGCAGCCAGCAATCAGCATCAATTAGCCAAGGCAATTGAAACCGGAGGAAAAGACGGTAGAAAGGTTGCTCTTATCTGTTTAGGAACTAATGATAACATCCGCGGCGGCAATATTGATAATGCTTTAAAGCATAAAAGCAGCGGATTTATGAGTGTTTATTGGGGAAGTAATAGAGATGTGGGTGGAGATATTGCCGGAAACAATGAATGGTTCATCCAAATTGAAAACCCCCAGCTTAACTTTATCTAAAAAAAGAGGTCTATAATGAAAAAATCATTTTTACTGTGTCTCCTCATTTTCTGTTCTGCCATAGCTTTCGGGCAATGGCATATAGATGAGGATTTTGAAGGTATTACTACTCTTCCTGCGGGCTGGATTACTTATGATGACGGTGATGGGATGACTTGGCGTAATTTGGAAAATGCCAGCCACGCTCATTCCGGAACCCGTTTTGCCTTTGCCGATAACTATTTTCCCAATCAAAATTGCGACTGGTTGATTACTCCTCAAATATCTATTGCCAGCGGTGATTCCCTTAAATTTTACACGCGTGCCTGGTATGACACTGAAAGTTTGCAGGTTTATGTTTCTACAACCGGCAATGCCATCAGCAATTTCAGCACTCAGATATTGAATTTACAGGGCTTGGGAACTGCTTTTCAATATGCAAGTTATAACCTTTCAGCTTTTGCGGGACAGAATATTTATATCGGTTTCAAATGGCAGTGCGTTACTTATGGAATTATTGTGGATGATGTGAAAATAGGTCAGCCCGTAATTGTAACTCCCGAATTAAATCTGCCTGAGAGTTTTAGTTTCTGGCAGGGTGAAACCATAACCGTAGATTTTACTCCCTGTATAGTAGCTACGGATATCAATAATATTCAGCTTACCTGGCAAACTCCAGAACATATAACTATTTCTGCCACAGGTTTAGCTGTAACTTTCAGTAGCGATAACTGGAATGGAACGGAAAATATTGCTTTTACTCTTACTGATAATATAACCGGGTTAACAGCTACAGACACTGTTCAGATTATCGTGCATCCCATTCCTACAGTGGATATGGCATTGCAAACAATATTATCTCCGCAAAACAATGAGTATGTGAACTCTGCTTTTTCTCCTGTAGTAGTAGTAAAGAATAATGGTCAAATATTGTGGGAAGACCAGCTGGAGGTCTGTTTCAAAGTATATAACAGCCAGAATGTTCTTGTAGATAGTGTGGCTTCCTATTTTAATCCTGTTTTGGAACCTGAGGCAACTTATGAAGCTGTCTTTCCTTCTTTCAGCATTGCTAACGAAGGGGTTTATACCGGAACTTTTCAAATTAACCTCAGCGATAACAACCCCACCAATGATACCATCAGCCAAATCTTCAATGTTATTTTAAGAGTAAATACAGGCGGTCCTGATGCTTTTGGCTATCGCTATCTGGATAGCACAGCAGAAAACGGTCCTGTTTTCAACTGGATTGATATCAGTTCCACCGGCGCTTCTACAATTATGTATGGAGTGAATGCTTTTAACGGAGATGATAACTTTTCCGAACCCATTCCTTTTGGTTTTAGTTTCCCCTTCTACGGTTTGAACTATACCACCGCTTATGTAGATATCAATGGAGAAATTCTGTTGGCGGAAAACAATTGGTATTCAGAATATCCTGATAGCGGATGGGGCAATGACGGAAATATGTTTAACTATATGTATCCCATTCCCGGCTATACCCAAATGCCAGGTTTGATAGCTGTTTTCTGGGATGACCTGCATTGTGATCAAGGCAGTGGAGATATCTATTTTCAAAGCTTTGGAGAAGAACCCAATCGCTATTGTGTAATTCAATGGCATAATGTGAGGTTTCATGCCGGAACCGGAGTTTCCACTCTTCTGGATTTTGAGGTTATCCTGCACGAAAACGGGGAAATAGTGATGCAATATAATTCTACGGCTACAGGACAAACCGGAGCTAATGTTCCTCACGATAATGGCAAAAGCGCTACCGTTGCTTTACAAAGCGCTGATGCCACAATGGGCATCTGTTATTTACGGGAAATTGTGCAAGATAATACTTATCTCGGAGTTGAGCCAGCAGGAAATTTACTCTTTGATGGTTTAGCCCTGCATTTTTACAGTGGAGAAGATACACAAGCACCTGTCATTACCCATACTGCTCCTGGAAATACTTTCAATCCGTCACCTGTTTTAAAGGCAAAGTTCTTAGACCTTTCTGAACTTGCCAATGTAACTCTGGATTACAATTTCGGCGAGGGCTGGAATACTTTGGAAGGGGTGACAACCGGCAATGGCAACTATGATTTTGCCCTACCGCTAATCCCTGCGGGACATACTCTTAGCTACTATTTTGCAGCTGCAGACATTCACAACAATAGCTCATCTTTACCTGCAGAAGCTCCAACTGAAGTTTTTCAGTTCAAAATCTTACCTTCGCAAAATACAACGGTCTTGCTTGCCTATAGCGGAAAGCAGGATTATCAAAATACAGAGCTGCCGGTCTATATAGAACGCCTCAATAATGCCAATATTACTTACGACATTTATAACTGGGAAGAATATGCCGAATATACAATTCCAGATGTCTATTCTACCATTTTCGCCTATGCCAACACTGGAACTGCAAGTCCTGCTACTTTATATTTATCCCAGAAATTGGTGGACTTTTTAAATTCAGGAACACCGGACAACCGCAAAAATCTGTTTTTCTCCTCCGATGGCTATGCTTTCAGTCAAGCCGGAACACCTAATTTCCATCCTATGAATCTGTTATTGAATGGCTATTTAAGAACTCAATCCATAGCAACCGGTTCAGGAGGCGGAACTAACGGTTTGGCAGGTCCGGATGTTTACAGCTATCAGGAAGGCACAATTATGTGCACAAATTCTTCCCCCGTGGGAACTATCAGCACAGAATACAGCGTTTATGCCAATAGCCCCGATTGCATTTTTGCTTATGACAGTGTTCCCGATTGGTATGCAGATACGGTCTCCTATCCTGAAATCGGAGCAGTGAATGCTTTTATATTTGAAGACGGACCCGTAGGAGGTCATGCTTATTTGTATCATGGGGTTTGCGCAACCGCAGTAGAAACTCCGGCTTACCGGACTTTTTACTTTACCTTTGATTTATCGCAACTGAATAATTCCGCTCAAAGTTCAGCTCTCTTCAGTGATTTAATAAATTGGTTCGGCATTACTCCCAATGCCGTTACCGACAACGAAATGCCAATTATCCAAAGCAAACTTATGCCAAATTACCCTAATCCGTTTAATCCTAAAACTACAATAGCTTTCACTCTGGCAAAAGCAGGTAAAGTAGATATCAATATCTATAACCTGAAAGGGCAGAAAGTTAAAACCCTGTTCTCCGATAATCTGCTTCCCGGAAAGCATTGTCTTGTTTGGGACGGCAAAGACGATAAAGGCAGCGGCTTAGGTAGCGGAATTTATTTCGTAAAAATGCAAACCGGGAAAACTACTGACACCCGCAAAATCACAATGCTCAAATAAGGAATAACCAATGCGTAAATATCTGATTCTAACAATGCTGCTGTTTTCTCTGTCCCTGTTAACAGCAGGGGACTACATTATTGGTTCGGGAACAGGTAATCAAAATAATGTTCCTTTTAATGGTTATTATAACTTCAGCTGGAGCAGGTTCTTTTTTACTGCTGACGAATTACTTGCCTCTGGAATTGTAGATACCGTAACTATAAACAAAATCGGCTTTCAGTTGGTATCAAACACTTTTAATAATTATATAACTAACGACCAACGAATATATATTCATGAGTTCTATGACGAAAATTATCCTTCCAGCCCACAATATATGAATCCTTCAAATTATCCGATTGCCTATCAGGGAACTATTTCCTGGACAAGTCCTGGCTGGGTTTTTATTCAGCTGACGACTCCATATATATATACCTATAATGGCAATAGTTCTTATCCTAATGGAATTGAAATTCTCTGGGAAAATAGAGACGGTTCCTCTCAAAGCCCCTACCCGAGATTTGCTTATACCCAAGCAAGTGAAAATAGAGCTGCTTACAGATATAACAATAGTTCGTTTCCTACTGATTCCGGAACCAGAACAAATAAGAGACCTAATGTCTGGTTTATTTCTCCTGCTACTACAGTTCCTAATCCAGCGGTTAATCCTATTCCTGCCAATGGGGCAACCGGCGTGGAGATAACCACAAACTTGAAATGGAATAGCGGAGGAGGTGATCCTGATGATTACCTTGTCTCTTTGTATAGAACTGATCCCTTAACATATATAGTAAATAATCAAGTAACTACTTCCACCACCTATACTCTGCCGACTCTTTTGGATTATAGCACTACTTACTATTGGAGAATTATCCCCCGTAATAGTTTTGGCAACGCAATTGCCTGTCCTGCCTGGAGTTTTACTACTATACCGGATCCTTCTATTATGAATTACCCCTGGACGGAGAATTTTGATGGAAGCGAATTTCCTCCAACTGATGATTGGCTACGAAAAGGAGGTGATCTGGTTGACCCTATTCAATTGGGGGGTAGCTCATTATGGGAACAAGATGACTGGCTGAATATTTCTGGAACCGATAAAGCTGCCAGCATCAATATCTGGGGTAATGTAAACGGCTGGCTTATCACTCCGCAATTTCTGTTTACTGAAGATAGTGATTATCTCTATTTTGATTTGGCATTTCTTAAATACAATCAACCACCGACGGGAACTCCTCCTGCTTTAACTGGCATTGATGATCGCTTCGCCGTTTTAATTTCCGATGGCTATACCTGGAGCACAGCCAATATTATGCGGGAATGGAATAATAGCGGTTCGCCTTATGTCCTGAATGATATTAGCCCTTGGGGAGAAAGGATTTGCATTCCCTTAAACGGTTTAACCGGACATAAAAGAATTGCCTTTTTTGCCGGCTCTACAACTGCCAATGCCGATAACGATTTTATGATCAATAACCTTTATGTGGGTCCCTTAATTCCTGATCCACCGCAAGTGCAAATTACCCAAATTGGAGATGACCTCTGCCTTCTCAGCTGGAATGAATGTTCAGGGGCTACAGGTTATGATATCTATGCTGCCGATTCCCCTGAAGGTTCCTGGGAACTAATAGCTTCCACTGCTGAAACGCAATTTGAGTTATCAGCCCAGGAATCTAAACAATTCTATCGGGTGAAAGCAATCGCAAGATAGGGAAAACGATGTTCCAATCGTCTCTCTTAATGTAAAATGAGTGTTGGCGGAGTTTGCTGAGCTCCGTCTTTTTTTTCTTCCGGAAAAACGACATCTCGTTGTTTCATAGTTGACCAGGAGGTCAGCATTACGGAAAAACGACATCTTGTCGTTTCATAGTTGACCAGGAGGTCAACTTTCCGGGGTTGTGTAGTTGACCAAGAGGTCAGCATTACGGAAAAACGACATCTTGTCGTTTCATAGTTGACCAGGAGGTCAACTTTCCGGTTTGTGTAGTTGACCAGGAGGTCAGCATTACGGGGTTGTTAGTTGACCAGGAGGTCAACTTTCCGGTTTGTGTAGTTGACCAGGAGGTCAACTTTCCGGAAAAACGACATCCTTGTCGTTTAATATGGTTGACCAGGAGGTCAACTTTCCGGTTTGTGTATTGACCAGGAGGTCAACTTTCCGGGTTGATGGTTGACCAGGAGGTCAACTTTCCGGGTTGATGGTTGACCAGGAGGTCAACTTTCCGNNNNNNNNNNNNNNNNNNNNNNNNNNNNNNNNNNNNNNNNNNNNNNNNNNNNNNNNNNNNNNNNNNNNNNNNNNNNNNNNNNNNNNNNNNNNNNNNNNNNGAAAAACGACATCTTGTCGTTTAATATGGTTGACCGGGAGGTCAACATTACGGGGTTGTTAGTTGACCAGGAAGTCAACTTTCCGGGTTTGTTAGTTGACCGGGAGGTCAACCATCCGTCTAAAAACGGTGAAAGTTAAGTTGACAATTTGGCTTCAAATAAAAATCCTGTTCAAAGAAGAATAGTATTAAACGGATTATTAGCACGATGATTGTCTTAAAGAATGTAACCTGCGGATATCAGGATTTTCCTGTTTTGCAAGATATTTCCCTGCAAATTGAAAGCGGAGAATTTTGTGCTCTATTAGGCCCCAACGGAGCCGGGAAATCTACTTTACTTTATACCATTATGGGTTATTTAAAACCGTCTAAAGGTTTTATCTCCATATTCGGCAAGGAAATAGCAAGTGTAAAACACTCCTGGTTGGCAAAACAGCTGGCTTTTGTACCTCAAGAAACCAGGTCTGAATTTGACCATACAGTTCAGGAAACGGTTTTAATGGGTCGTTATCCTTATCTGGGGTTGCTGCAGTCCTATAGTTCAGAGGATTTTGAGGTAGTTGATTCCGTTTTGGAAGAGCTGAAACTGCTGGAGCTGAAGCACCGCTGGCTTTCCGAAATAAGTGGAGGTGAAAAACAGAGGGTATTAATTGCCAGAGCTTTAGTTCAGCAGACACCGTTCATTTTGCTGGACGAAAGTTTGTCCCAATTGGATATCAATTATCAGATAGAAATAATGAAACTGCTAAAAGCCATTCACAGCAAAGAAACTAAAACGGTTTTGATAGTTTCGCATAACTTAAACCTGGCAGCCAACTATGCCGAAAGGTTAATTTTTTTGAAAGAGGGTAAAGTTCTGGCTTCCGGAACACCGGAACTTTTGATGCAAAAAGAGACCCTGAAAGAGTTGTTTGCCATAGAACTGGATATTATGCAAAATCCGCATACCCGACGCCCTAATATAATTTATCCCTGAGGTCTTGTCTTATGCAGTTCAGCCGTTTTTTTACCGTTTTCGTTTTCCTGTTTGCTTTTTTGGCAATGCTAAACGGAATAAAGGTAACCGGTATTGTTACGGATGAAGAAAATAAGCCCCTGGAAACGGTTCGCTTGGTTAGCGGGAAAAAAACAACCCTGAGTAAACAGAACGGCAGTTTTACCCTTGAAGTTACCGACTCTTTACAGGTAAACCGTCTGGGCTATAAAAAGCGAACACTGTCCTTGCAGGAAGTA
The sequence above is a segment of the Candidatus Cloacimonas sp. genome. Coding sequences within it:
- a CDS encoding polysaccharide deacetylase family protein, whose protein sequence is MINFKRNAAEKVMREYPKSIFTIDVEDYFNVTEERGEPPVSEWDSLPSIVESGFMKLLALLDTYQVQATCFFLGYIAKKYPQLVKEAQKRGHEIASHGMYHRLIYKMSREEFAADLMQSKKILEDISSEQVTAFRSPSFSFTEATPWFFETLAEAGFRADSSVFPIKRDYGGYKTTQKKPYWVTTAQGRICEFPISVAPFCGKEICFFGGGYLRLFPKRVILAMHKKLEKEGIPTLFYIHPREMEPRHPRIKMNKLAYFKSYVNLDTVPAKLKAILSENKFITCRQYMETYPAEKTISQVVTSREDAPKGEGE
- a CDS encoding N-6 DNA methylase, with the translated sequence MVDSDLHTNLTIEETYNGIVSEGHRKKYAQFFTPIDIAEFMISWILRINPATILEPAFGLGIFSRQILSYNEYKSTPIIGYEIDQLMYDWAKGLFSQYPNVQLINDDYMFNDWDRKYDGIVCNPPYLKFHDYINIDVVNEVEFHSGVHFRKTSNLYTMFLVKSIMQMTEGGRASYIVPTEFLNSDYGTIVKKFLIESKVLRYVFVVDFNCMAFAKTLTTSTILLLQNDTNTDTVAMISVSDPDELKEYQTEIDTNTYSSNMLCFQHKDLDPRAKWSVYYRPPAVTVSSRLVPFMLFATVKRGIATGDNDYFTFNRTKAVENGIPQSCLIPCIGKAQDVVSQVFTGEDFKQLLSRDKKVYLLDATQEANSSIDAYLKLGLSLGVNRKYLTSKRSPWYSLENRPPSDLWIGVFNRQKPRFVLNDALVRNLTTFHCVYLNKLIDKDRTLFIAYLLSDVSIFMLESCKREYGNGLSKLEPNDINKSLMPDIFGMSDATKQHINRLFAKYLTVARNNEPDVTIMEQISNIIYDTFKIVRFSQ
- a CDS encoding AccI family restriction endonuclease, producing MSYVDDVKAIIERIPNSLIDFNVPRVRTKAPSQAASNFVTNKEQGDWAERIIFNAINETSNTLIAVKYGKSDDIIAGDAGFSDFFETFQNELDTIGKRPDLLLFRKEDYNEQFGKDISRFEEHVIHNYVKHAIAGIEIRSSAFLIDKYDTYMQNRVTECAREALAVRDLILSEYLDLLSHKSRSKYITILESITNETLNAISFKVPGWGSTDRLIELNNLFKKLKKNLQDVKKRSYLSITPKVEDLTVVNKWIQNFNVPHYYFQVFFDKVFAISFIDILTLLTDSENEGVKYFIEGDVANQNKKTIKIRARSTHVIAQKVDEPVHKSVRKELTRGQLLFYVTFENGYAYLDIDGLKSVLGINEW
- a CDS encoding Fic family protein → MKLEDFKSGIYRNQFQYKSFLPNKINQEWTWDDPRINVMLEKAIQALGELNAFSIIVPNVDLFIRMHILKEANTSSRIEGTKTEIEDVVKEADAIGPEKRDDWQEVRNYVQAMNVAIEQLATLPLSLRLIRNTHEILMNNVRGKHKTPGQFRTSQNWIGGSSLADAAYIPPYVDDMQDLLDDLEKFIHNDNILVPHLIRCALLHYQFETIHPFQDGNGRIGRLLITLYLVSNNLLLKPTLYLSEFFEKHREQYYDALTRVRASNDINHWVRFFLQAVIETSVKGKETFENILKLQRSTENKLMKLGRRAENARKLLMHLYQAPVITIKQVEDLLHLNYVPASQLVNNLVDINILQETTGYSRNRIFIFSSYIDIFKE
- a CDS encoding helix-turn-helix domain-containing protein; this translates as MIQNLQLIKNQAQLKEMGSPLKYNILKELIKAPATCQQLATLFACSKQKMHYNLTQMLSQGLLKLEDDAYNNNKEVYYRATARSYVLDLAIGLETNGKILDNRNIINSILEQEYHINLNNIAAKLIEEALKLTKGMHLLITTGKFNLPLVEKLLLEAGKRGIYTSLIYQDLEQLQARAEQYSLIAFQADYENFNQKLKEADVYLNLNGESRTIEVTDEEKLHIRNRMLEKGRKIIKEKKIRLAMMPSLLYDTLSEQAIESEVQFWHALDINYQLLSDKTIALCRKFVNKNYVEIETKGDTFQFGINNIWAECGSFGRCEFQSPIINLPGGEILIIPKPDTMQGKIVGDRAYVLGEEILHPVVEIVNNEITVFSAASNQHQLAKAIETGGKDGRKVALICLGTNDNIRGGNIDNALKHKSSGFMSVYWGSNRDVGGDIAGNNEWFIQIENPQLNFI